The DNA sequence AGCCTTTGATACATCGGTAGGCTAAAATGGCCCTGGGTAACTACTCAGTGGAGTCCAACACGAGGTATCCACTGTTATCCATTCTTCACTACGGACCCACATGTATAGCGTTCTGCAGGCTTCTGGTTAGTGTTGCATTCTGGCTACCCTCAGCACCAATGAGGAGCCATCGAAATCGTCCTGATTCATTTATTTGACGCGGACCGCACCTAGAATCTCGGCGTGGGTAAAGCTGCGAAGGTAAATTTAGCAAACGAAAAAGTCGTCCGCAGTGGCAAATGCCAAGGTAATCGCTTCGGGAAattggagctgaagaaagcatTATATTAGGTAACCGCTTGGCAGCATTATGTtgacaagacaagaaggacaGGCTGGCATTTCAGAGCGGGCTTGGTCTTCTACTAGATCGAGCCATTGGCCCCAGCATAAACTATGTTCGACGAATACGAAGGATGTGCGCATTTTTGATCTTTGCATTAGGGCATTCATTTATTGACTAAGTACGTTCGGCTACCCCTCATCTTAGGTCTGACCATTCTTGTTGATCAAACTAACTAGGCCATTCTGCAGATACTGGCCGTAGGAGACTGGCTCCTTGTCGGTCTTGCCGTCGGGGCTACGTGGGTCCCACGGCTGGATTGTCTCGTCAAAGCCCAAATTGACAAAAAATGGAAGGGATTGGCGCTCCTCGTTCACCCATTTGACCCGATGAATAGGGGCGGGGTAGTAGTTGTTGGTGATGTGTGCCATGTAGCTGCCGCAGTTGATCAGGTAGCCGGTGTCGTTCGCCTCGATGTCAAGGTAGCCTTGAGGGGTCTCCACTTGCAGGTTCTGCACGTTGGACTGGTACAGGACGGTGATGAGCGACACATCTTCATGCCATTCAAAACTTAATTTGGTGCCGTCCGCTGCGGTCTTGATGGCGGCTGGTGGGTAGGGGTCTAAAAATGGGTAGCGGATGAGAACGACCGAGGAGAGGGCGTCATCCTTCTTAAAGTGGCGGCTGAAGAAGTCCTCCTCTTTGCCCAGTGCCAGAGCATAGCCTCGCAGCAGAGCCGTCGAGAGCCCGAACACATCCCAGTAGTACTGCTCGGCGAATTCGCGGAAGCCCGGATGCTTCGTCTCGTCGGGCCACACGTTGACCTCGTGAGTAGGTGTCTTCGATTGAATGCGAGGGTGGTCGCTCTTGAAGTTAGGGTTTAGATAGCAGAAGGATTCCACAGCCTTTTTGCCTGGGATAGATAAATAGTACCCGGCCCGGATCTGGTCCTGGTGCTCCTTGTTGTAGGCGCGAATGGCAAGGTcccatttctcttcatctgtAATGGACATGTGGAActccttggtcttctgcgAGAGTCGATTCACATCGATTCCATGGTTGATCGCATAGAAGAAGCCGGTGTCGCGTGAAGCAGCGTCAATTGCGCGCGccgccttcatcttctcctccatatTGTCACCAAACAAGGGCGACACATCGATCTTGGGGACATTGGCCTTGAGAGTGGAAGCCATGGCGTgtagaaaaaagaagataggATTCTAATGACCACGAAAGCGACAAATAGAGGTAGAGCGAGGGGAAAGCAGGTAAGATTCTCTCTAGAGAGCAATGAGTGACGAGTAGAgccgtgaagaagacgatgtcatctctttctctacGCTTGAAAGGACTATGGACGGGCTTTTACGCTGAGGCAACCTAAAGAACGTATTCATAAGCCCTAAGGTTTTATTGTTCGATGTTCTGCGGGGGCCAAAATAGACTGACTGATAGCCAGACAACGAGGTCCACCGTCGGAGAGTCTTTGCTGGTCTGGGTACTTGACCAATCTGTAGAAGCAGACCAATCACCGATCGTCCGACAGGTATCCCCCTCCCATTTAGTCGCAGGAACGCAGGTGCTGTAATAGAAATGGAGTCGGGGATGTTCGAGTTGTTAACGCGACCGAATCCATCGACCTGGTGGGCCTGCCAAGCCTTAAGAGGCGAAATGATATATCCTACTCGGACGGCGATGCCCGAGGTGCAACACCTCCCATTCACGTATCGGCACTACCTCGAATCTCATCACAGTGCGTTAAAATCGTATCCCTTTTTGGCTCAACGAAAGTCATCCGCAATCGAGCGATCCCTGAAATCAGAATCGACCGTAGTCTGGACTATGCGGGTCACCCTTTGTGGCATCCCTGGCATGACGGCGCGGGAATGTTCCTGTGGCTTTTGTGGGGCGATCTTCCGCTGCGACGTGGGGATACTTGACGGCGAAGGAGCAAATGGCATCTAGTCTGCTGTGGACCGTAATGCACGGGCATCTCCATCCTATCTCCTAAGGGAGAGGGGCGTCTAAAGTAGCCCAGGTATTTTTTTGTCGATGGCCCAGGCAGAGAAGATACCTTTGCAGCGAGAGATGAACGTATCCAGCCCAATATAAAGTATTTCCCGCATGGCGCCCGAATTGTCTGTTATGGCGTCTTTTTTAACCACTTATTTTTGTCAACGACCATCGTTTCTCGCGCTTCCAGCGACAAATAAATGACATGACTCAGTTGCAGCCACTAAGCGTAGCCGATTCAGGATCGATAAGCTTATCGAGGGCCACAGACTCCAGGGCCAATGGAGGTGCGAGCGTTGACAATGATATGGTTAACCTTAACAATGGCGACATCAACCCTCACAATGGGAATGGGATGGGAAGCAGTATCCGCATCCACTTTCCCGGGGGTATCGAGGGATGGAAGGATTCAGTGAACCAGATCATCGAGCGCTGCGACGTGAGTGGTCTAGCAACCGACCCCACGAGATATCAACTTGCATCGACGGGATTCGGTGACGCGAGCACCGTCTACCGGCAGCGCTTCATGGCGGTTCCTAGCGAGGTATACTCCGCATTGCAAGAGTTGTGTGTTGAACGCCGCGTCAGCGTGAGATCCGTCATTCTTTTCGCCATGCACCAGATGCTGAAAGGGTTTGGTAATGGATCAAAAACCATTACCGCCTCTCTGCACGTCGAGGAGAATCCCCAAGATTCTCGGCCATTGTGGGCGGTGTCACCCATATTCGTCAGTCATGAAAGCAGGGACGAATACTCCGTCGCACAAGCGATTGAGAGTATTGAATCGATGTGCAGTTCGAAAAAGCTGTCCACACACACAATCGACAAAGCATCAAGCCTCGTGAAACTTGGGTTGTTTGACTTACTTGTCGTCTTCGCCGATGCAGACGATGCTCATCTCCCATCATTTGACTTCCCCCTGGCAGtgatggtggaggagggtgaAGCAGGACTCCAGCTGACTCTGCGCTTCTCCGACTGTCTTTTCGATGAGGAGACAATATGTAATTTCACAGATGCCCTTAACATCTTGCTCGCTAAAGCAGCGACAGGAGGAGCAACGCTAATTTCCGATATCGAACTGCTGTCATtcgagcaacagcagcagctggATGAATGGAATAACACGGATGGCGAGTACCCAGCATCCAAGCGACTGCATCATCTCATTGAAGAGGAGGCAGAACGCCACGAAGACAAGGTCGCCGTGGTTTGCGAGGAGCGAAAGATCACTTACGGCGAGCTCAACACCCAGGC is a window from the Aspergillus oryzae RIB40 DNA, chromosome 6 genome containing:
- a CDS encoding uncharacterized protein (isopenicillin N synthase and related dioxygenases), with the translated sequence MASTLKANVPKIDVSPLFGDNMEEKMKAARAIDAASRDTGFFYAINHGIDVNRLSQKTKEFHMSITDEEKWDLAIRAYNKEHQDQIRAGYYLSIPGKKAVESFCYLNPNFKSDHPRIQSKTPTHEVNVWPDETKHPGFREFAEQYYWDVFGLSTALLRGYALALGKEEDFFSRHFKKDDALSSVVLIRYPFLDPYPPAAIKTAADGTKLSFEWHEDVSLITVLYQSNVQNLQVETPQGYLDIEANDTGYLINCGSYMAHITNNYYPAPIHRVKWVNEERQSLPFFVNLGFDETIQPWDPRSPDGKTDKEPVSYGQYLQNGLVSLINKNGQT